The following proteins come from a genomic window of Nostoc sp. TCL26-01:
- a CDS encoding Fur family transcriptional regulator, giving the protein MQEQANAIVQTLKSRGLRVTPQRFAVYANLLSRTDHPTVEQILTELNQDCPVSSQATIYSSLQALREAGLVREVLLEEGVSRYDANVAPHHHFYCRQCKAIEDIAWDTFEYIQLKSLRPGLQGETYEVTVQGICDRCHEK; this is encoded by the coding sequence ATCTAGAGGTTTGCGGGTGACACCTCAACGGTTTGCGGTTTATGCAAATTTGTTATCTCGCACTGACCACCCTACAGTTGAGCAAATCTTAACTGAACTGAATCAAGATTGTCCTGTGTCATCCCAAGCGACTATATATAGTTCTCTGCAAGCTTTGCGAGAAGCTGGTTTAGTCAGAGAAGTCTTATTAGAAGAGGGGGTATCGCGCTATGATGCCAATGTTGCACCCCATCATCACTTTTACTGTCGCCAATGCAAAGCCATTGAAGATATTGCTTGGGACACTTTTGAGTACATCCAATTAAAGAGTTTGCGTCCTGGCTTGCAAGGTGAAACCTACGAGGTGACAGTCCAAGGTATATGCGATCGCTGTCATGAGAAGTAG
- a CDS encoding ROK family protein: MKPILALDFGGTKLAAALVNPGEREWWRYERCLSPMNADASTDLEIMRSLIHSLLQGTTPSAIGVSFGGPVDATTGTVKLSHHVPGWENIPLQDLLTAEFGVPTTVDNDANVAALGEYRFGAGQGYDSLFYITISTGVGGGWVLNGKPWRGASGMAGEIGHMVVDPSGPLCLCGKQGCVERLASGPYMAQNARDILANRAKLHHGTILKNLVADDLNSLTGKLVSEAAAQGDDIAQAVLQKSAWALGVGIGNVANLINPQRFILGGSVTKASASWWSVVQKTARETALPEVSLEIVPAALGDDAPLWGAVALSGQ; this comes from the coding sequence ATGAAACCAATATTAGCTCTGGATTTTGGGGGAACTAAGTTAGCCGCAGCTTTGGTAAATCCTGGTGAGAGAGAGTGGTGGCGTTACGAACGTTGTCTTTCTCCAATGAATGCAGATGCTAGCACAGACTTGGAAATTATGCGATCGCTCATTCATTCTCTGCTCCAAGGAACAACCCCATCAGCTATTGGTGTTAGCTTTGGCGGGCCAGTAGACGCAACAACTGGCACAGTCAAACTTTCTCATCACGTTCCTGGGTGGGAAAACATCCCTTTGCAAGATTTACTTACAGCCGAGTTTGGTGTACCCACGACTGTAGATAACGATGCTAATGTGGCGGCGTTGGGGGAATATCGCTTTGGTGCTGGTCAAGGATACGATAGCCTGTTTTACATTACCATCAGTACTGGTGTGGGTGGTGGTTGGGTACTCAACGGTAAACCCTGGCGGGGTGCATCTGGGATGGCTGGAGAAATTGGACACATGGTTGTAGACCCTTCCGGCCCTTTATGCTTATGTGGTAAGCAGGGATGTGTGGAACGTTTAGCATCAGGGCCTTACATGGCACAAAATGCTAGGGATATTTTAGCCAACCGAGCAAAACTGCATCATGGGACGATACTGAAGAATTTGGTGGCAGATGATCTCAATTCACTTACAGGTAAACTAGTCAGTGAAGCAGCAGCTCAAGGCGATGATATTGCTCAAGCAGTTTTGCAAAAGTCTGCTTGGGCTTTGGGTGTAGGCATTGGCAATGTAGCTAATTTAATTAATCCACAACGGTTTATTTTAGGTGGTAGCGTCACTAAGGCAAGTGCAAGCTGGTGGAGTGTTGTCCAAAAGACTGCCAGAGAAACCGCTTTGCCAGAAGTTAGCTTAGAAATTGTGCCGGCGGCATTGGGTGATGATGCGCCGTTGTGGGGTGCAGTAGCTTTGAGTGGTCAATAG
- a CDS encoding O-antigen ligase: MNSLYTLLFSLSIILINPIGTMRGEIWTQPKVFTISLICILNFLNLWEDRENLKLPQSWKINRLLWEIFLGIGLISTLASPFPWRSLLGQEQMGDGWLYWLLIALFTLSNNLLLRLHPELVRSQLRGLVIGGVILAISIFPQAINWRIDYTATSGQLIQNNILASTIFQNQQPIGLYSHRGHASFVLAAVAVMTLIGWQWQWINTRQAAAAGILIIPALVLTQTRAGLLALLVATIYLLGRKYYQLLIPTTLICLLLIGIATSTRQINNLPVIKQITSDRVYLWEMANYRISLRPLLGWGMNGFGTAYSSVQPGRKITKVIRLGDFSFNYQDENGQIKTAQLPTTKAHNLILDTLISIGFLGLASYLTLLAWCLWQVIQSPYCGIEAVFVAYLVFTFTWFECAQFTHLAWWSLSIFGISRANNKKNLHL; encoded by the coding sequence GTGAACAGTCTTTACACCCTACTATTTTCCCTCAGCATTATACTCATCAACCCAATCGGGACAATGCGCGGGGAAATTTGGACTCAACCAAAAGTATTTACCATTAGTCTAATCTGCATACTCAACTTTTTAAATCTCTGGGAAGACAGGGAAAATCTTAAGCTGCCCCAAAGTTGGAAAATTAACAGATTGCTATGGGAAATATTTTTGGGAATTGGGTTAATTTCAACTCTCGCTAGTCCTTTCCCTTGGCGTTCCCTACTCGGTCAAGAACAGATGGGTGATGGCTGGCTTTACTGGCTGCTCATCGCCCTCTTTACTCTTAGTAATAACCTACTACTAAGACTACACCCAGAACTAGTCCGTTCTCAACTCCGAGGTTTAGTCATTGGTGGAGTCATCCTGGCAATCAGCATCTTCCCCCAAGCTATTAACTGGCGCATCGACTACACCGCCACAAGCGGTCAACTGATCCAGAATAATATTTTAGCCAGTACCATCTTCCAAAATCAACAACCAATTGGTTTATACTCCCATCGCGGTCATGCGTCATTTGTCCTCGCAGCAGTAGCAGTGATGACACTTATCGGTTGGCAATGGCAATGGATCAACACACGTCAGGCGGCTGCTGCTGGCATCTTAATTATCCCTGCTTTAGTGCTTACTCAAACCAGGGCGGGATTATTGGCCTTACTGGTAGCGACTATTTACCTATTAGGACGCAAGTATTATCAGCTTTTAATCCCTACAACACTAATATGTCTGCTGCTAATTGGCATCGCTACCAGTACTAGGCAGATCAATAATTTACCTGTGATTAAACAAATCACATCCGACCGGGTTTATCTGTGGGAAATGGCTAACTATAGAATTAGTCTGCGTCCTTTACTTGGATGGGGAATGAATGGTTTCGGCACTGCTTATTCCTCTGTGCAACCCGGCAGAAAAATAACTAAAGTAATTCGCTTGGGTGATTTTAGTTTCAACTACCAAGACGAGAATGGACAAATCAAAACTGCACAACTACCCACAACTAAAGCGCATAATTTAATCTTAGATACACTTATATCGATAGGATTCCTGGGGCTGGCATCCTACCTTACCCTGTTAGCATGGTGTCTGTGGCAGGTGATTCAATCCCCTTATTGTGGGATAGAAGCAGTCTTCGTTGCCTATCTTGTCTTTACCTTCACTTGGTTTGAGTGCGCCCAATTTACACATCTAGCTTGGTGGTCGCTCAGTATATTTGGAATATCTCGTGCCAATAATAAGAAAAACTTGCATTTATGA
- a CDS encoding sucrase ferredoxin, whose translation MSNFFCSDYTKHVGEDVIGSATDYQTYILVECPQPWIGDVFKSKWVPHNLQILVNEISLAKLPIRFLLIANDTTHKADSTTLLIYQKQEGLSHGYRQHEFKLSHIEQVAAVVKKWLWGQRPESEIATNITRDILVCTHGSYDKCCARYGNPFYFHANTAIANMNLENIRIWKSSHFGGHRFAPTAIDLPEGRYYGRLEQDSFLSILQKTGDIQALKQVYRGWGILPAPLQVLERDLMLSHGWSWFNYRVAGKILEQSLDNNTILGELTFAPSTDSLYTYQAKLIKDITKTINIKSSCNANQTSVSVKYAVSNLWLVTNNVLTMSK comes from the coding sequence ATGAGTAACTTTTTCTGTTCAGACTATACAAAACACGTAGGAGAAGATGTTATTGGTAGCGCTACTGATTACCAAACTTATATTCTTGTAGAGTGTCCCCAACCGTGGATAGGAGATGTATTTAAATCTAAGTGGGTTCCTCATAATTTACAAATATTAGTTAATGAAATATCTCTAGCCAAATTGCCGATCAGATTTCTATTAATTGCTAATGACACAACACATAAAGCAGACAGTACGACTCTACTGATTTATCAAAAACAAGAAGGATTAAGTCACGGATATCGTCAGCATGAGTTTAAGCTGTCACACATCGAACAGGTAGCAGCAGTCGTCAAAAAATGGTTGTGGGGTCAAAGACCAGAATCAGAGATAGCAACAAACATCACACGAGATATTTTAGTTTGTACCCACGGTAGTTACGACAAGTGCTGTGCCAGATATGGTAATCCTTTTTATTTCCATGCTAATACAGCGATCGCCAACATGAACCTAGAGAATATCCGCATTTGGAAATCTAGTCATTTTGGCGGACACCGATTTGCACCCACAGCAATAGACTTACCAGAAGGACGATATTACGGACGTTTAGAACAGGATTCATTCTTATCAATTTTACAGAAAACAGGAGATATTCAGGCATTAAAGCAAGTTTATCGAGGTTGGGGAATTTTGCCAGCACCATTGCAAGTTTTAGAACGAGATTTAATGCTGAGTCATGGATGGAGTTGGTTTAACTATCGAGTTGCCGGGAAGATTCTAGAACAAAGTTTAGACAATAACACAATATTAGGAGAGTTAACTTTTGCACCGAGTACTGATTCTCTCTATACATATCAAGCTAAGTTGATTAAAGATATTACTAAGACTATTAATATCAAGAGTTCTTGCAATGCAAATCAAACCTCAGTTTCGGTAAAATATGCTGTTTCTAATTTGTGGTTGGTGACAAATAATGTCTTGACTATGAGTAAGTAA
- a CDS encoding metal ABC transporter substrate-binding protein — protein MTRITRSKARYSWQVLLPVLLGLLLDGCTQVNSTRTTKGADEKPQVVATSTIIADLTQKVGGEEIQLTGILKPGADPHVYEPVPADSRFLETADLILYNGYNLEPGIIKLMNAAGSKARKLAVGEVVKPLQLDKGKGEIVPDPHVWGNAENVAAMVQAIRDGLIELSPKDREKYTQRAAQLTAELQQLHSWINQQIRTIPPEKRRLVTTHDAFQYYGRAYGLAIAGTLIGISTEEQPSAQKVQQLVESIKKTGVPAIFAETTINPALIKTVAQEAGVQLAPQQLYSDSIGTKGSNGDSYIKMMTANTRSIVEALGGKYTPFQLKK, from the coding sequence ATGACTAGAATCACTCGCTCAAAAGCTAGATATTCCTGGCAAGTACTATTACCAGTACTTTTGGGACTTTTGCTAGATGGCTGCACTCAAGTTAACTCTACCCGTACTACAAAAGGCGCAGATGAGAAACCGCAAGTAGTTGCCACCAGTACCATCATTGCTGACTTGACACAAAAGGTAGGAGGGGAAGAAATACAACTAACAGGAATTCTCAAACCGGGTGCTGATCCTCATGTTTACGAACCAGTACCAGCCGACAGCAGATTTTTAGAAACAGCCGACTTGATTTTATACAACGGCTATAACCTAGAACCAGGAATCATTAAATTAATGAATGCAGCTGGTAGCAAAGCTAGAAAGTTAGCTGTGGGGGAAGTCGTCAAACCGTTACAGCTAGATAAAGGTAAAGGTGAAATTGTCCCTGATCCTCATGTTTGGGGAAATGCAGAAAATGTGGCTGCAATGGTGCAGGCAATTCGAGATGGATTAATTGAATTATCCCCTAAAGATAGAGAAAAATATACTCAAAGAGCAGCACAACTTACGGCTGAATTACAACAGTTACATAGTTGGATTAATCAACAAATCCGAACCATTCCCCCAGAAAAACGGCGACTAGTGACAACCCACGATGCTTTTCAATATTATGGACGAGCTTACGGATTAGCGATCGCAGGAACCTTAATCGGCATTAGTACCGAAGAACAACCAAGCGCCCAAAAAGTACAGCAGCTAGTAGAATCAATCAAAAAAACAGGCGTACCCGCAATTTTTGCCGAAACCACAATTAACCCAGCATTAATCAAAACCGTTGCCCAAGAAGCAGGTGTGCAACTAGCGCCACAGCAACTTTATTCTGATTCAATTGGTACAAAGGGGAGTAATGGCGATTCCTATATCAAAATGATGACAGCCAATACCCGCAGTATTGTAGAGGCTTTAGGCGGTAAATATACCCCTTTTCAACTCAAGAAATAG
- a CDS encoding metal ABC transporter ATP-binding protein — translation MRITSVKSVNTLTPTAAINIAHLGVHYRTQAALTDVNCIVKPGRLTGIFGPNGAGKSTLMKAMLGLVPVSSGRVLYQGKPLMQQLDQVAYVPQRSQIDWTYPATVWDVVMMGRVKKTGWLRSFSAVSRQVAKNALERVGMMAYSDRPIGQLSGGQQQRVFLARALAQQANIFCFDEPFVGIDQKTQSVIFDVFHELVAEQKIVLVVNHDLGESISHFDDLILLNCELIATGSRQQVLTEMNLHRAYGGKVMYFSDAA, via the coding sequence ATGAGAATTACCAGCGTGAAATCAGTTAATACCCTGACACCGACAGCAGCTATTAATATTGCCCATTTAGGGGTACATTACCGTACACAAGCAGCTTTAACGGATGTTAACTGTATTGTCAAACCGGGAAGGCTGACGGGGATTTTTGGCCCTAACGGTGCTGGTAAAAGTACTCTGATGAAAGCCATGTTAGGTTTAGTGCCAGTGAGTAGTGGTAGAGTCCTTTACCAAGGCAAACCCTTAATGCAGCAGTTAGATCAGGTTGCCTATGTTCCCCAACGTAGCCAAATTGACTGGACTTATCCGGCGACGGTTTGGGATGTGGTGATGATGGGGAGGGTAAAGAAAACAGGCTGGTTGCGGAGTTTTTCGGCTGTGAGTCGTCAGGTAGCTAAAAATGCTCTAGAACGGGTGGGAATGATGGCATATAGCGATCGCCCTATAGGACAATTGTCAGGGGGGCAGCAACAACGAGTATTTTTAGCTAGGGCTTTGGCACAGCAAGCAAATATTTTCTGTTTTGATGAACCTTTTGTGGGTATTGATCAAAAGACTCAATCAGTCATTTTTGATGTGTTTCATGAGTTGGTAGCTGAACAAAAAATTGTGTTGGTGGTTAACCATGATTTGGGTGAATCTATTAGTCATTTTGATGATTTAATTCTCTTAAATTGCGAATTAATTGCTACTGGTTCTCGGCAACAGGTGTTGACGGAAATGAATCTTCATCGGGCTTATGGTGGGAAGGTGATGTATTTTTCTGATGCGGCTTAA
- a CDS encoding metal ABC transporter permease: MLEALIEPLQYGFMQRSLVIAILVGLLCAVVGSYLMVQRLALLGDAISHSVLPGLAIAFMLGGNIFVGAFIAGVLSTMAIAWIRTRSPIKEDAAMGIVFSAFFALGITLITIIQKDNKIDLNHFLFGNILGVTVNEVRDTAIIAVVVLIVVFLLYKELLFYTFDPLGAQAAGLPVNRLNFGLMLLIALTIVASMKAVGVILVLSLLITPGATAYLLVKRLHQVMILGAVIGVFSSISGMYLSYFYNLPSGPAIVLVVSGLFLLALLFSPKHGVLIPSVYQKSS, from the coding sequence ATGTTAGAGGCATTAATTGAGCCGTTGCAGTATGGTTTTATGCAGCGATCGCTGGTGATTGCGATTTTGGTCGGTTTGTTGTGTGCGGTTGTTGGTAGTTATTTGATGGTGCAGAGATTAGCCCTTTTGGGTGATGCGATTAGTCACTCGGTTTTGCCGGGATTGGCGATCGCTTTTATGTTGGGTGGGAATATTTTTGTGGGGGCGTTTATTGCTGGGGTTTTGAGTACAATGGCGATCGCTTGGATTCGGACGCGATCGCCGATTAAGGAAGATGCCGCTATGGGGATCGTTTTTTCGGCATTTTTTGCTTTGGGAATTACTTTAATTACGATTATTCAAAAAGATAATAAAATTGACTTGAATCATTTTTTATTCGGGAATATTCTCGGTGTAACTGTGAATGAGGTTCGTGATACGGCGATTATTGCTGTGGTTGTTTTAATAGTTGTTTTTTTGTTATATAAAGAACTACTATTTTACACATTTGATCCTTTAGGGGCGCAAGCCGCAGGTTTACCAGTCAATCGGCTTAATTTCGGTTTGATGTTGTTGATTGCTTTGACGATTGTGGCTAGTATGAAAGCTGTAGGTGTAATTTTAGTCCTATCTCTGTTAATTACGCCGGGGGCAACTGCTTATTTATTAGTTAAACGCTTACATCAAGTGATGATTTTAGGAGCAGTGATTGGCGTTTTTTCTAGTATTAGTGGGATGTATTTGAGCTATTTTTATAATTTACCTTCTGGCCCGGCGATCGTTTTGGTGGTTTCGGGATTATTTCTCTTAGCATTGTTATTCAGTCCTAAACACGGGGTATTAATTCCCAGTGTGTATCAAAAGTCATCTTAA
- a CDS encoding precorrin-8X methylmutase, producing MVDCLTIKELTDAVGGGISPRMVRHYHQLGLLPQPQRSPSNYRLYTEKDVLRLQRIMALKQQGFQLNHIRQILEIEPEADMNANLMAQLQQQYRTIIQQIAQLRHTASALEGLLGRDRHCQIMQAEVLAQLKLLEVESQTGWGGLEKLWHGLDAEVHTHSEVFAESLQHLLPDLSQRSEIEQYLISQLVLACGDVSLVSFIKVSQSAITASRQALASGCEIVVDIPTIAAAIDQTRLAHLGCHITTLIDNPHITTAVEAEIAFWQHQQWREKLTQVSPGSILVIGYAPSVLLQVCTAIEQQQIQPSLVIGMPVGFSHAPAAKRQLMQQTLPFITIEGTLGGGLLAATALNALVESLIAKPDCHCHQT from the coding sequence ATGGTTGATTGCTTGACGATTAAAGAACTAACAGATGCGGTGGGGGGTGGTATTAGTCCTAGGATGGTGCGCCATTATCATCAGTTAGGTTTGTTACCCCAGCCTCAGCGATCGCCTAGTAACTATCGCCTCTACACCGAAAAAGATGTACTCAGGCTGCAACGCATTATGGCATTAAAGCAGCAAGGATTTCAACTCAATCATATCCGGCAGATTCTGGAGATAGAACCAGAAGCAGATATGAATGCCAATTTAATGGCACAATTACAACAGCAATATCGCACCATCATCCAGCAAATAGCCCAACTAAGACACACAGCATCAGCCTTAGAAGGATTATTAGGACGCGATCGCCATTGTCAAATTATGCAAGCAGAAGTCTTGGCACAACTCAAATTATTAGAAGTAGAATCCCAAACAGGCTGGGGTGGATTGGAGAAACTTTGGCATGGTTTAGATGCCGAAGTCCATACCCATTCAGAAGTTTTCGCTGAATCTCTACAACATTTATTACCAGATTTATCCCAGCGTTCGGAAATTGAACAATATCTAATTTCCCAATTAGTTTTAGCTTGTGGGGATGTGAGTTTAGTATCTTTTATTAAAGTTAGTCAAAGTGCGATTACAGCTAGTCGTCAAGCGCTTGCGTCAGGTTGTGAAATTGTAGTTGATATCCCGACAATTGCGGCTGCTATCGATCAAACCAGGTTAGCTCACCTGGGCTGTCACATCACCACATTAATTGATAATCCCCATATTACCACCGCCGTGGAAGCAGAGATCGCATTTTGGCAACATCAACAATGGCGTGAAAAATTAACACAAGTTAGTCCAGGCAGCATTTTAGTCATTGGCTATGCACCTTCAGTACTTTTGCAAGTCTGCACCGCCATAGAACAGCAACAAATCCAACCTTCCCTAGTCATTGGAATGCCTGTAGGTTTTAGCCATGCCCCCGCCGCCAAGCGCCAACTGATGCAACAAACACTACCTTTCATCACCATTGAAGGAACCTTGGGTGGAGGCTTGCTAGCGGCTACAGCCCTCAACGCTTTAGTTGAGTCATTAATCGCCAAGCCAGATTGTCATTGTCATCAAACTTAA
- a CDS encoding alpha/beta hydrolase, translating into MNSLLKNWTSILSKNSLLLVASMLLPTLGVSNSVIAAKRVYVSYSALELSISVASLEKYANKGVVNPELAIYQQYLQPKQFQELQKILRTPIKASPTVLAQFLYTPQGEFLLRRLAEVIQPKSTQTKPGFSVLRTALIAATAEPEGLTLLNLLRKYPTNDIYINLTQSFAIAGELEKIIKETHQAIAVVREKSQIEATTIPHSVSVSQLPDLSHPGKIQSHKQTLKFFDSQRHRLLSTDIYLPQVQNSAPVIVISHGLGSDSSNFQYLATHLASYGFAVVVPNHPGSNAQKVRSLVNEQANDVISAKEFYDQPLDVTFILNQLETHHQLKTRLNLQQVGVFGQSLGGYTALALAGAKINFEQLQKDCRLDLLHQTWNMSLLFQCQALTLQNNPERNHTLQDPRVKAAIAVNPITSSIFGKAGLNQIKTPVMIVSSSEDTIAPALSEQILPFSWLTNSQKYLVMLVGGTHFTTIGNANPASQQVALPQDVVGDAPQAQRYMNMLSLPFFQTYIAGKSGYTPYLSAAYAKIISHQSLGLSIIQSLTTTEVTHLGD; encoded by the coding sequence ATGAATAGTCTATTGAAGAATTGGACTAGCATCTTGAGCAAGAATTCGCTCTTGCTAGTCGCCTCAATGCTGCTGCCTACATTGGGCGTAAGTAATTCTGTAATAGCAGCAAAAAGAGTATATGTATCTTATTCAGCCTTAGAATTATCTATTTCTGTGGCTAGTTTAGAAAAATACGCCAACAAAGGTGTAGTCAATCCAGAATTAGCAATTTATCAGCAATATTTACAACCAAAACAATTTCAGGAATTACAAAAAATTCTCCGCACACCTATCAAAGCTAGTCCCACAGTACTTGCTCAATTTCTCTACACACCCCAAGGTGAATTTTTACTGCGACGTTTGGCAGAAGTAATTCAACCCAAATCAACTCAAACAAAACCAGGATTTTCTGTTTTAAGAACAGCTTTAATTGCGGCGACTGCGGAACCGGAAGGATTAACTTTACTAAATTTGTTACGCAAATATCCCACTAATGATATTTATATCAATTTGACTCAAAGCTTTGCTATTGCGGGTGAATTAGAAAAAATCATCAAAGAAACTCATCAAGCGATCGCTGTAGTTAGAGAAAAATCTCAAATAGAAGCCACTACTATCCCTCATTCTGTCAGTGTATCCCAACTCCCAGATTTAAGTCATCCAGGTAAAATTCAGTCGCATAAGCAGACATTAAAGTTTTTTGACTCCCAACGCCATCGCCTATTATCAACAGATATCTATCTTCCCCAAGTGCAAAACTCTGCACCGGTAATTGTCATCTCCCACGGCTTAGGTTCGGATAGCAGCAATTTCCAATACTTAGCTACCCATCTAGCATCTTACGGATTTGCTGTGGTTGTGCCTAATCATCCAGGGAGCAATGCTCAAAAAGTGCGATCATTAGTGAATGAACAAGCTAATGATGTAATATCAGCCAAGGAATTTTACGACCAACCCCTTGATGTGACATTTATCTTGAATCAACTAGAAACACATCACCAGTTGAAAACAAGACTAAATCTGCAACAAGTCGGTGTTTTTGGTCAATCCTTGGGAGGATATACAGCATTAGCACTAGCAGGGGCTAAAATCAACTTTGAGCAACTGCAAAAAGACTGTAGATTAGATTTATTACATCAGACCTGGAATATGTCCTTACTATTTCAGTGTCAAGCGTTGACGTTGCAGAATAACCCAGAAAGAAATCATACCTTACAAGACCCACGAGTCAAAGCAGCGATCGCCGTTAACCCCATCACCAGTTCTATTTTCGGTAAAGCTGGCTTAAATCAAATTAAAACCCCTGTGATGATTGTCAGCAGCAGTGAAGATACAATCGCACCAGCTTTATCCGAACAAATTTTACCGTTCTCCTGGTTGACTAATAGCCAAAAATATCTTGTCATGCTTGTCGGCGGAACTCATTTCACCACCATTGGTAATGCTAATCCAGCTAGTCAACAAGTAGCCTTACCGCAAGATGTCGTTGGTGATGCGCCCCAAGCACAGCGCTACATGAATATGTTGAGTTTACCTTTCTTTCAAACCTATATTGCAGGTAAGTCAGGATATACACCCTATCTCAGTGCTGCTTACGCCAAAATAATTTCTCATCAATCTTTGGGATTGAGTATCATCCAGTCTCTTACCACGACTGAAGTTACTCACCTGGGCGATTAG
- a CDS encoding DMT family transporter, translating to MHQSSGRWRLGLGLSLLAVFLWGVLPIALKMMLEVVDIYTLIWFRFLVSFVLVAVYLGIRGKLPNIKQLSPNSGKLLAIATLMLASNYFLFTQGLALTSPANAEVIIQLATVLLGFGGLVMFQERYNLYQWLGVVVLTLGYILFFHAQLTNLITSPRTYLFGSGLVALGAVVWVIYALAQKQLLQSLASAQIMLIIYGGCTLLFTPLAKIATIATITDINLFTLIFCALNTVIAYGAFAESLEHWEASRVSAILALTPIVTLIAIELTTLIAPELIPPENLTSLGILGASLVVCGSVAIALKKT from the coding sequence ATGCACCAAAGTTCTGGCCGTTGGCGTTTGGGGTTGGGGTTATCACTCTTAGCTGTTTTCTTATGGGGAGTTTTACCTATAGCCCTCAAGATGATGCTGGAAGTAGTGGATATTTATACCTTGATTTGGTTTCGCTTTTTAGTATCTTTTGTCTTAGTGGCTGTGTATTTAGGGATACGGGGTAAATTACCTAACATCAAACAGTTAAGTCCTAATTCGGGAAAATTATTAGCGATCGCTACTCTCATGTTAGCGTCTAATTACTTTTTGTTTACCCAAGGTTTAGCGTTAACATCCCCTGCTAATGCGGAAGTGATTATTCAATTAGCTACTGTATTGTTGGGCTTTGGCGGTTTAGTCATGTTTCAAGAAAGGTACAATTTATATCAATGGTTGGGTGTGGTTGTATTGACTTTAGGTTACATTTTATTTTTTCATGCCCAACTCACTAATTTAATTACATCTCCTCGTACTTATCTTTTCGGTAGTGGCTTAGTAGCTTTAGGTGCAGTGGTTTGGGTGATTTATGCCTTAGCCCAAAAACAGTTATTACAATCCCTTGCTTCTGCCCAAATCATGTTAATTATTTATGGGGGATGTACTTTATTATTCACACCTTTAGCGAAAATTGCCACAATTGCTACAATCACAGATATTAATTTATTTACATTAATCTTTTGTGCATTAAATACAGTGATTGCCTACGGTGCTTTTGCGGAATCTTTAGAACATTGGGAAGCATCAAGAGTCAGTGCAATTTTAGCTTTAACACCAATTGTCACTTTAATCGCCATAGAGTTAACAACCCTGATTGCACCAGAGTTAATTCCACCAGAAAACCTAACTAGTCTAGGTATTTTAGGGGCTTCTTTAGTAGTATGTGGTTCAGTGGCGATCGCCTTAAAGAAAACATGA